In Burkholderia pseudomultivorans, the DNA window CGGCCGCAAGGCGCTGCGCGCGACCGAAGGCTCGGGCTTTCTGTACGTGAGGCGCGAGCAGGTCGAGAGGCTCGAACCCGTGCTCGCGGGCTGGTGGAACGGCGCCTGCGATCGCGCGACCGGCGCGCTGTCGTTCGTCGCCGGCGCGAAGCGCTTCGAGGCCGGCTGCCCGATCGTGCCGGCGATCCTCGGCCTCGGCGCCGCGCTCGACTATGCGCAGCGCATCGGCATCGACGCGATCGAGGCGCGCGTGCGCGAGCTGACCGCCTACGCGGTCGAGCGCTTCGCGACGCTGCCGGGCTTCGAGCTGTACGGCCCGCGCGATACGGCGCGCCGCATCGGCATCGTGCCGTTCAACCTGCGCGGCGTCGATCCCGCGTCGATCGTCGCGGCGCTCGAAGCGCAGCAATGCATCATCGAGGCCGGCAATTTCATGGCCGACGCGATCCTCGCGCGCTACGGCGTATCGACGATGGCGCGCGTCTCGCTGCACTACTTCAACACGCGCGAAGAAATCGAGCGCGTCGCCGAGCTGATCCGCGCGGCGGCCCACTGAGCCTCTCTCGACTACCGAAACAGGAACCACCATGAACCAACGCTTTCTGCTGATGAGCAGCTCCCGCAAGGACGCGCTCGGCTATCTCGAACACGCGACCGAGCAGATCCACGCGCTGTTCCGCCGCGAGGCGCGCAAGATCGTCTTCGTCCCGTATGCGGGCGTGTCGTTCAGCTTCGACACCTATGAAGGCATCGTGAAGCCCGTGTTCGAGAAGCTCGGCTACGCGCTCGAATCGCTGCACCACAGCGCCGACCCGCGCAAGACGATCGAGCAGGCCGATGCGATCGCGGTCGGCGGCGGCAACACGTTCGCGCTGCTCAAGCGCATGTACGACGCCAATCTCGTCGATGCGATCCGCGCGCGCGTGCACGCGGGCGTGCCGTACATCGGCTGGAGCGCGGGCAGCAACGTCGCGTGCCCGACGATCCGCACCACCAACGACATGCCGATCGTGCAGCCGCCGACGCTGCGCGCGCTCGGTCTCGTGCCGTTCCAGATCAATCCGCACTTCATCAGCGGCAAGCCGGTCGGCCACAACGGCGAGAGCCGCGAGGAACGCCTCGGCGAATTCCTCGACATCAATGCGCCCGAACAGGTATTCGCGCTGCCCGAAGGCTCGGCGCTGCTGTCCGACGGCACGACCGGCACGGTGCTCGGCGAGCGCGGCGCGCTGCACTTCGCGAGCAAGACGGACGTGCGCACGCTGGCGGAAAACGCGCGCTTCCCGCTCGCATCGATCACGGGCCCGGCCGACATCGACCTGTGGCCCGCGTTCCGGAAATAAACGCTTGGGGTCTGCTTTCGTACGGAGGCAGGCCCTGATCTCCCTTTTTTTAAAAATACAGTTCCCTATTGGTTAGGAGACCTTTTCATGAACAAGAAGCTTGCCGGAATTGCGCTGCTGGCCGGTGCGACGGGCGTCGCACACGCCCAGTCGACCGTGACGCTGTACGGCGTGATCGACGTCGCGATCGGGTATCAGACGCATACCAACCCGTCCGGCGATCGCACCGTCGGCTTGCAGCAGGGCAACGAAGGCTTCCTGTCCGGCAGCCGCTTCGGGCTGAAGGGCACCGAGGAGCTCGGCGACGGCTGGAAAGCCGGCTTCACGCTCGAAAACGGCTTTCTCGCAAACAACGGCAAGCTCGACCAGCAGGGGCAGCTGTTCGGCCGCCAGGCGTTCGTGAAGCTCGGCCACGAGCGCTGGGGCGAGCTCGCGCTCGGCCGGCAGTACACGACCGGCAACACGATGCTGTACTACGTCGACCCGCTCGGCGTGGGCGCCGCACCGACCAATTCATGGCAGGTCTACCTCGTCGGTCAGCGCTACGACAACGCGGTCAGCTACACCGGCAGCTACGGGCCGATGCAGGTGATCGCCGAGTATGCGTTCGGCGGGATCGCCGGCGACACGCGCGCACGCGCGTCGATGTCGCTCGGCGTCAAGTATCAGGCGGGCCCCGTGACCGTGATCGGCGACGCGCAGCAGACGCGCGACACGCAGAGCCGCCGTGCACGCATCTATCTGGCCGGCGCGAAGGCCGCGATCGGCAGCGTGAACCTGTACGCGAACTATCTGCACAGCGATCGCGACGCAGGCTTCGATTCGTCGAACGGCGGCGCCGACACCGCGTCGATCACGAGCATGGCGTCCGGCTCGCCGACCGCCGCCGTCACGATCAACTCGGTGTTCGGTTCGCATCGCCGCGACGATTTCTTCACGCTCGGCGCGAGCTGGCGCGCGACGCCGGTATGGAACTTCGTCGTCGCGGGAATGCACAACCGCACGCTCGCCGACGGCTTCAACGGCGCGCGCAGCACCGTATACGGCGTGGCCGACTACAGCCTCAGCAAGCGCACCGACGTCTACCTCGCGACTTCCTACGAGTGGACGCGCGGCGGCTGGTCGGGACTGTTCGGCAACACGACGACCAATGCGGCGGCGGCCCGGGGCAGCGCGCTCAACGGTCGCAACGAGCAGCTCTCGGTGCTGCTCGGCCTGCGACATTTCTTCTGATCTCCGCGCAATTCGCCGATGCAGGTCGCGGCGCGGCGCACGACACGCCGCATCGGCACACTGAACCAAGAGGCATTCGATGGCACTGAAACAGACCCTCGTCATTTTCGACGCGCTCGACGGCGCGACCGTCAACGGGCAGGACATCGCCGCGCTGTTCGAGCCGTACGCGGCGCACGGCGTGACGGTCGAGGTCACCACGGTCAACAACGAACCGCCGGAAGACCCGACGAAGACGACCGACTTCATCCGCATCACGATTCCCGGCGCACGCGGCAAGACGGCCGGCGGCGACGCGCGCACGCTCGGCATCGTCGGCCGCAACGGCGCGATCGGCGCGCGCCCCGCGAAGTTCGGGATGGTGTCGGACGCGGACGGCCCGATCGGCTCGCTCGCGGCCGCGCTGAAGCTCGCGCAGATGAAGGCGAACGGCGACGTGCTGCCGGGCGACGTGATCGTCACGACGCACCTGTCGACCGACGTGTCGATGAGCGAGAACAACGGCGTGCCGTTCATGGGGATGCCGGTTTCGTCGGCGACGATGAACCGCTACGAAGTGACGCCCGACATGGACGCGATCCTGTCGCTCGACGCGTCGAAGGGCAACCGGATCGTCAAGCAGCGCGGCTTCGCGCTCTCGCCGACGGCCATGCAGGGCTATATCCTGCGCATGGCGCCCGATCTCGTCGCGATCATGGAATCGACGACCGGCATGCCGGCCGTCACGTTCCCGATCTCGCTGCAGGACATCTCGCCGTACGACAACGGGCTGTCGCATTTCAACAGCATCATGCAGCCGCACGTCGGCACCGACAAGCCGGTGGTCGGCGTCGCGCTGACCGCGCGTTCGGTCGTCGGCGGCAGCGATTCGAGCGCGAGCCACGAGATCGACCTGGCCGAAGCCGTGCGCTTCTCCGTCGAAGTCGCGAAGCGCTTCACGGCCGGCGCGTGCGAGTTCTACGATGCGAACGAATGGCGCAAGATCCGCAGCATGTACCCGGACCTGCGCGTGTTCCAGGGTTACGGCAACGCGGCGTAACCGCGACGACGACGCGCGGCGCGGCGATCGTGCCGCGCGTCGTGCCGCCGCGTGCCGGGCGACGATGACGCATCGCCCTGCGCCGCCGCCGTTCCTTCGCTACAGGAACGTCTTGAGGTTCACCGCCGGATCGGCGAGCCTCGCCGGATCGGGCGTCGCTCCGGCCGCGATCATCCGCCGCGACGCGCCGATGTCGCGCCCCGCGTTCGCGGCGGCCACCGCGATTATTCTCCCGTCAGCGCCGAGCCCGAACGCCGCAAACGGCCCGCTCGCCGGATTGCCGCGCACGACGATGGTCCGCTCGCCGCCGAACAGCCCGAGCATCTGCAGGTTGCAGTCGTACTGATCGGACCACAGCCAGGGCAGCTCCGCGTAGGCCTCGTCCGCGCCCAGCGCATTGGCGGCCGCGACGGCCGGCTGGTTCTCGGCGACCTGCCACGACTCGATCCGCACGTGGCGTCCGAGCAGCGGATTGAAATGCATCGTCACCTCGCCGGTCGCGAAGATCGCGGGATCGTTCGTGCGGCACCCCGCATCGACGCGTATCCCGTTGTCGACGTCGAGACCGGCCGACTGCGCGAGCTCGACGTTCGGCACGACGCCGATGCCGACCGCGACGAGATCGGCCGGCACATCGCCCTGCTCGGTCTCGACGATCGCCCCGCCCGCTGCCGCGCGACGAATCGCACGCGGCAGCGTCGCGAGCCGGAACGCGACGCCGCGCGCGTCGTGCAGTTGCCGCGCGAACGCGCCGACGACTTCCGGCAACGCGCGCTGCAGCAGCCGCGCGGCCGGATCGATCACCGTCACGTCGCAACCGAGCTGGCGCGCGGCGGCCGCGACTTCGAGACCGATGAAGCCGCCGCCGAGCACCGCGACGCGCCGTCCCGGCGCCAGCTGCGCGCGCAGCGCCCGCGCGTCGTCGACGGTGCGCACGTAATGCGGCGCGACGCCTGCGTCGACCGGGCCGCCGAAGCTTCGCACGCGCGAGCCGGTCGCGAGCACGAGCCGTGCGTACGGCAGCGTCGCGCCATCGTCGAGCCGCACGCGCTGCGCAGCGCGCTCGATCGCGTCGACGCGCGTGCCGAGCCGCAGCTCGATGCGCTGCGCGTCGTACCAGCCCGCGTCGCGCACGAACGCGCGGCGTTCGCCGTCGTCGCTCAGCAGCGCATCCTTCGACAGCGCGGGCCGGTCGTACGGTAGCTCGCGCTCCGCGCCGATCATCACGATGCGCGCATCGGCATCGCGTTCGCGCAGCGCCTCGGCGGTGCGCCGCGCCGCGTGACCGGCGCCGACGATCACGAACGGGTCAGCCGACATTGACTTCCACCTGCCCGTCGACGATCCGGATCGGATAGGTTCGCACCGGCTCGGTGATCGGCGCGCATTTCGGCGCGCCGGTGCGGATGTCGATCAGCCCCTGATGCAGCGGGCATTCGACGCAGCCGTCCTCCACATAGCCTTCGGACAGCCGCGCATGGCCGTGCGTGCAGAGGTCGTGCATCGCGAACAGTTCGTCGCCGATGCGGAACACCGCGATCGGCTTCTGGCCGGCGACGCGCGCCGCCGGTTCGTCTTCGGAGAATTCGTCGAAAGCGCCGAGCGGATGCCACTCGGCCAGCGTCGTTTCGTTCATGTCGATTCCTTGCCCGTGCATCAGATCGGCGTCGCGAGCAGCGTCTGCACGCGCGACGTGTCGTAGATCACCCGCTTGGTCTTGTAGCGCAGCCCGTCGGGCGTGCGCACGACCGTGTCGTAGTACTTGCCGGCCTGGTAGACGTTCGACTCGCCGTTGCTGCGCGTCTGCACGACCACGTAGTTGCTCTCGGTGTCGATCTCGCCGTCGCGCTCGGCGACGATCGTCAGGCCCGAGGTCATGTGCCGGTACGTATGCTCGTCGTAGATGTTCGCGTGCCGCAGCGACACCACGCGATCGCGCAGCATCCGCTGGTTCGTGCAGTGCACGATCCCGACCGGCAGCCCGAGGTCGGCGTTCTCCTTCGGCACGATCTCGTAGGTGCAGTCCTCGGTGAACATCGCCGGCCACTGTTCGAGCCGGTTGTTGTCGAGATGGCTGATATAGCGGTTCTGCAGCATGTACAGCTCGAACCACGTCTTCATGTCTTCCGTCATGTCTCGCTCCCGCTTCAATAGCCCATCAGCTTCTGGTAGCCGACCCAGAACCGGCGAATCAGGCTTTCGGTGATCACCGTGTCCTGCTGGTCCGGATTGCCGCGCGACATCTCGATCACCGAGGTCGCGTCGCCGTCGCGCACCGTGCCGCGCTGCACCAGCTCGGTCGCCTCGGTATCCTCCATCGAGATGTAGCCGGCCGGCCCGACGAGGTTCGCCTGCTTGATGCGCAGCGCGCGCAGCTCGGGCGTGTCGTCCGCATAACCGAAGAAGTGGAAGATCAGCTCGAAGTTGTCGGGCCCCTTCGGCAGGATCTGCCGCGCGACCAGCGTGTTGTGGATCTGCTGGATCACGAGCTGCGGGAAGATCGGCTGGATGTGGTTCGTGCAGTCCTCGTCGTATTCCGACACGAGGTCGAGGATCGATTCGTCCTCGAGATGAAAACCCTCGTCGAACGAGCGGATGTTCTGCTGCTTGTACGCGGCCGACGTGTCGTCGCCGGTCTTCGTCACCGTGATGATGCTGTGCAGCCCGTGGTTCGCATCGGGAATCGAGCGCGCCTTCATGCCGACGCGGAAGATGTTGAAGGTCGTATGGAACAGGTGCAGCATGCTCGCGTGATACGGGTCCTTCACGTTCTCCAGGTACAGCTTCCAGTTCGACTTCGAATACTGGCGCGTGCAGCCGAGATACTCGATCGGCTTGTGGAAGATCCGGTCGATCCACGGCCGCATCTGCTCGCCGAGATAGTCGGGCAGCGGCGCGACCTCGTCGCTGAAGCTCGCGAACACCAGCCCGCGGTAGCTGTCGACGCGCAGCTTGCGCAGCCCGTGCTGCTTCGGATCGAAATCGGCCGGCATCCCGGTCATGCCCTTCTGGCCGCGCCGGAACGGCACGCCGAGCAGGTTGCCGGTGTTGTCGAAGCTCCACTGGTGATACACGCACGTATGCGAGCTCGCGTTGCCGCGCGACTTGCGGCACACCTGCGCGCCGCGATGCGCGCAGCGGTTCACCCAGGCGGCGAGCGAGCCGTCGTCGGCGCGCGTGACGACGACCGGCGTGTCGCCGACGAAGGTGCTCTTGAAGTCGCCGGGGTTGGGGATTTCCGCTTCCAGCGCGACGAAGTTCCACGTCGGGCCGCGGAAGATGCGCTCCTGCTCGCGGTCGTAGACGGCGCGCGAGCTGAACACCTTGTACGGCACGCGCGAGCCGTCGGCGTGCGGAAAGCTCACGTCGGACGCATCGTCGCGCGGGGCGAACACGACGGGCGATTCTGTCTGCTCCATGTCGGACTCCTTGGGGGTTCCGTTTCGTTGATCGATGGAGCCGATTTTTGAAAAGCTAATATTCGCCGTCTATCCGGAAAGTGCGATTGCGGCGGCGCAGTATCCACTTTCGGCGGATTTCTGCGCTAGCATGACGACACACTCGGCGCGCGATCGCGACCCATTCGTCCGATCGATGCGCGCCCCAACGAGGCCGATGCCCATGTCCCCGACGTCGTTCGAGCCGCTCGCGCTGCGCGCGCACCGGCTGTTCGAATCCCGCGATCTCGACGAGACGCGCGAGCGGATCTCGCGCGTGATGCAGCCGCACGCGCTGCTGCCGAGCGGCCGCGTGCGCGGCGCGTCGCATATGGATTTCGTCCGGCTCGGCGGGCTCGGGATCGGCACGATCGCGTTCGGCGACGCGATGCGCGTGCAGGTCGACGCGGTCGACGGCTACTACCTGCTGATGTTCTGCCTGTCCGGCCAGGCCGAGGTGCGCGCGATGGGCCGGCAGCTCGGCGTCGACGGGCAGACCGGCGTGCTGTGCGCGCCCGGCGAGCGCTTCGATGCAACGCTGTCGGCCGACTGCGAGCAGTTCGTGCTGCGCATCGACGCGGCGACGGTCGGCGCGTTGACCGGCGACCCGCGCGCGACGCTCGACCCGGTGCTGCACGTCAGCGACGCGGCGCTGACCGCGTGGCGCGAGCAGCTGATGCTGGTCGCGCGCTCGCCCGAGCTGCTCGAACGCGCCAACGCGAACCCGCGCGTCGCGTCGCAGCTCGAACACCTGCTGATCGACCTGCTGATCGAAGGCCATCCGCCGTCGGCGCTGCCCGCCTCGCGCCACGAACCGGCGCCGGGCTTCGTGCGGCGCGCGCAGGAGTTCGTGAACGCGCACTATGCGCAGCCGCTGCAACTCGCCGACATCGTGCGCGCCGCCAACGTGCCGGAGCGCACGCTGCGCGACGCGTTCCTGCAGTTTCGCGGGATGAGCCCGATGCAGTACCTGCGCGCGACGCGGCTCGAGCATGCGCGCGAGCTGCTGCGCGCGGCGGCGTCCGACCGGCGCATCGCCGATATCGCACTCGACTGCGGGTTTACGCACCTCGGACGCTTCGCGATCGCGTATCGGGAAAAATTCGGCGAACTGCCGTCCGATACGCTGGACAGCAGGTCGTAGCGGCACTGCGCTGCAGCGCGCCGCGCGCGCACCGCCACCGCCGCCACCGCAATCCCCGCCTCCGAATTCGCCAACGCGCGCGGGAATCGACCGTTAGTTGCATATAAGGCGGCAGTGCCTACGCCTGCGCCGCCGGCGCGATCATCTCCCGCGCAATCGCGCAGAACGCGGTGGTCGCGGCGCTTTCGCCGTGCAGCCGGCGGCTCATGATGATCGGCGAAGTCGCCGCGGGTTCCGGCAGCCGCCGGTAGACGACGCCCTTCACGCGCACCCCCTCCACGCTCTCCGGCACCAGCGACACGCCGACCTTCGCGGCGACAAGCCCGAGCGCCGTCTGCAGCTCGCGCACCTCGTGGACGGCCGCCGGCACCAGCGCGCCGTCGCGCAGCGCGGACAACTGCTGATCCGCGAAGCTCGGGCGCGGCGTGCTCGGATAGACGATCAGCGTTTCGTTCGCGATGTCCGCGAGCGTCAGCGGCCGGCCCGGATCGGCGAGCGGATGGCCGACCGGCACCGCCGCGATCAGCTTTTCCTCGATCAGCGCCTCGCGCACGAGCTGGTCGTCGTCGAAGCGCAGACGGCCGAACCCGACGTCGATCCGGCCGCCCTTCAGCGCGCCGAGCTGTTCGAGCGTAAACATTTCGATCAGCGACAGCTCGACGTCCGGCTGCCGCTCGCGAAACGCGCGAATCACGTCCGGCAGCGCACCGTACAGCGTCGACGGCACGAAGCCGATCACGATCCGTTCCGACAGTTGCGCGAGCCGCCGCGTCAGCGGGCCGAGCTCGTCGGCCTGGTCGACGACGCGCTTCGCCTGCGCATAGAACACGCGCCCCGCATCGGTCAGCTTCAGCGGCCGCGCGCCGCGCACGAACAGCGGCAGCCCGAGCTCGTCCTCGATCGCCTGCAACTGGCGGCTGAGCGGCGGCTGCGTCATGTGCAGCCGCTCCGCGGCCCGCGTGATGTTCATTTCCTCGGCCACGGCCATGAAGTACCGCAGCTGACGCAATTCCATTTCATGCTCCGAAGGTATGGAAGTAGTCGGAAAGAGTGTTGGACGGCCGCCCGCGGTCGTTCCTACCATATGCACCGACAGGAGGAATCGCATGATAGCAACTGCCGCCGCC includes these proteins:
- a CDS encoding porin, which codes for MNKKLAGIALLAGATGVAHAQSTVTLYGVIDVAIGYQTHTNPSGDRTVGLQQGNEGFLSGSRFGLKGTEELGDGWKAGFTLENGFLANNGKLDQQGQLFGRQAFVKLGHERWGELALGRQYTTGNTMLYYVDPLGVGAAPTNSWQVYLVGQRYDNAVSYTGSYGPMQVIAEYAFGGIAGDTRARASMSLGVKYQAGPVTVIGDAQQTRDTQSRRARIYLAGAKAAIGSVNLYANYLHSDRDAGFDSSNGGADTASITSMASGSPTAAVTINSVFGSHRRDDFFTLGASWRATPVWNFVVAGMHNRTLADGFNGARSTVYGVADYSLSKRTDVYLATSYEWTRGGWSGLFGNTTTNAAAARGSALNGRNEQLSVLLGLRHFF
- a CDS encoding DUF1177 domain-containing protein; this translates as MALKQTLVIFDALDGATVNGQDIAALFEPYAAHGVTVEVTTVNNEPPEDPTKTTDFIRITIPGARGKTAGGDARTLGIVGRNGAIGARPAKFGMVSDADGPIGSLAAALKLAQMKANGDVLPGDVIVTTHLSTDVSMSENNGVPFMGMPVSSATMNRYEVTPDMDAILSLDASKGNRIVKQRGFALSPTAMQGYILRMAPDLVAIMESTTGMPAVTFPISLQDISPYDNGLSHFNSIMQPHVGTDKPVVGVALTARSVVGGSDSSASHEIDLAEAVRFSVEVAKRFTAGACEFYDANEWRKIRSMYPDLRVFQGYGNAA
- the andAb gene encoding anthranilate 1,2-dioxygenase ferredoxin subunit AndAb, giving the protein MNETTLAEWHPLGAFDEFSEDEPAARVAGQKPIAVFRIGDELFAMHDLCTHGHARLSEGYVEDGCVECPLHQGLIDIRTGAPKCAPITEPVRTYPIRIVDGQVEVNVG
- the andAa gene encoding anthranilate 1,2-dioxygenase system ferredoxin--NAD(+) reductase; this translates as MSADPFVIVGAGHAARRTAEALRERDADARIVMIGAERELPYDRPALSKDALLSDDGERRAFVRDAGWYDAQRIELRLGTRVDAIERAAQRVRLDDGATLPYARLVLATGSRVRSFGGPVDAGVAPHYVRTVDDARALRAQLAPGRRVAVLGGGFIGLEVAAAARQLGCDVTVIDPAARLLQRALPEVVGAFARQLHDARGVAFRLATLPRAIRRAAAGGAIVETEQGDVPADLVAVGIGVVPNVELAQSAGLDVDNGIRVDAGCRTNDPAIFATGEVTMHFNPLLGRHVRIESWQVAENQPAVAAANALGADEAYAELPWLWSDQYDCNLQMLGLFGGERTIVVRGNPASGPFAAFGLGADGRIIAVAAANAGRDIGASRRMIAAGATPDPARLADPAVNLKTFL
- the pepE gene encoding dipeptidase PepE, coding for MNQRFLLMSSSRKDALGYLEHATEQIHALFRREARKIVFVPYAGVSFSFDTYEGIVKPVFEKLGYALESLHHSADPRKTIEQADAIAVGGGNTFALLKRMYDANLVDAIRARVHAGVPYIGWSAGSNVACPTIRTTNDMPIVQPPTLRALGLVPFQINPHFISGKPVGHNGESREERLGEFLDINAPEQVFALPEGSALLSDGTTGTVLGERGALHFASKTDVRTLAENARFPLASITGPADIDLWPAFRK
- the andAc gene encoding anthranilate 1,2-dioxygenase large subunit AndAc, which gives rise to MEQTESPVVFAPRDDASDVSFPHADGSRVPYKVFSSRAVYDREQERIFRGPTWNFVALEAEIPNPGDFKSTFVGDTPVVVTRADDGSLAAWVNRCAHRGAQVCRKSRGNASSHTCVYHQWSFDNTGNLLGVPFRRGQKGMTGMPADFDPKQHGLRKLRVDSYRGLVFASFSDEVAPLPDYLGEQMRPWIDRIFHKPIEYLGCTRQYSKSNWKLYLENVKDPYHASMLHLFHTTFNIFRVGMKARSIPDANHGLHSIITVTKTGDDTSAAYKQQNIRSFDEGFHLEDESILDLVSEYDEDCTNHIQPIFPQLVIQQIHNTLVARQILPKGPDNFELIFHFFGYADDTPELRALRIKQANLVGPAGYISMEDTEATELVQRGTVRDGDATSVIEMSRGNPDQQDTVITESLIRRFWVGYQKLMGY
- the andAd gene encoding anthranilate 1,2-dioxygenase small subunit AndAd, with protein sequence MTEDMKTWFELYMLQNRYISHLDNNRLEQWPAMFTEDCTYEIVPKENADLGLPVGIVHCTNQRMLRDRVVSLRHANIYDEHTYRHMTSGLTIVAERDGEIDTESNYVVVQTRSNGESNVYQAGKYYDTVVRTPDGLRYKTKRVIYDTSRVQTLLATPI
- a CDS encoding LysR family transcriptional regulator, encoding MELRQLRYFMAVAEEMNITRAAERLHMTQPPLSRQLQAIEDELGLPLFVRGARPLKLTDAGRVFYAQAKRVVDQADELGPLTRRLAQLSERIVIGFVPSTLYGALPDVIRAFRERQPDVELSLIEMFTLEQLGALKGGRIDVGFGRLRFDDDQLVREALIEEKLIAAVPVGHPLADPGRPLTLADIANETLIVYPSTPRPSFADQQLSALRDGALVPAAVHEVRELQTALGLVAAKVGVSLVPESVEGVRVKGVVYRRLPEPAATSPIIMSRRLHGESAATTAFCAIAREMIAPAAQA
- the andR gene encoding anthranilate 1,2-dioxygenase regulatory protein AndR; translation: MSPTSFEPLALRAHRLFESRDLDETRERISRVMQPHALLPSGRVRGASHMDFVRLGGLGIGTIAFGDAMRVQVDAVDGYYLLMFCLSGQAEVRAMGRQLGVDGQTGVLCAPGERFDATLSADCEQFVLRIDAATVGALTGDPRATLDPVLHVSDAALTAWREQLMLVARSPELLERANANPRVASQLEHLLIDLLIEGHPPSALPASRHEPAPGFVRRAQEFVNAHYAQPLQLADIVRAANVPERTLRDAFLQFRGMSPMQYLRATRLEHARELLRAAASDRRIADIALDCGFTHLGRFAIAYREKFGELPSDTLDSRS